The Papaver somniferum cultivar HN1 chromosome 6, ASM357369v1, whole genome shotgun sequence genome segment TTGCAGGTGTGGTTCATGAATCCTTATACACTTTATTTTCCTTTGCAGATGTGGTCACTGCAAAAGCCTTGCTATCACAAGTATATCTATGAAAAGGTTGCATCAGTATATAAACCTGGAAGGCGCTATCTCCATTTTTTTGTAAATGATGCAGCATTTATAATTTGATGTCAT includes the following:
- the LOC113288934 gene encoding uncharacterized protein LOC113288934 isoform X1; translation: MVVMMIQVVDSDLQEKVQNLIEYRSLIKRIAMDNVAWILITWELAARFEMRVWFMNPYTLYFPLQMWSLQKPCYHKYIYEKVASVYKPGRRYLHFFVNDAAFII